A section of the Ciceribacter thiooxidans genome encodes:
- a CDS encoding heavy metal translocating P-type ATPase gives MNELPTRLNQMSSRAAPIEVPVEGMTCASCVKRVEKAAAAVPGVAESAVNFATETLTVRPQEGFTAEKLLAAIHAAGYEAKPETIELEIEDMTCASCVGRVEKALKAVPAVERATVNLATGQATVSVLGGKSQVPALLDAVRKAGYGAKLVVDTDKGDAAQAARAREIGKLTRDFAIAFILTLPLFVMEMGSHLYPPLHHTLMAIFPGNLLNYIQFTLATAVLLGPGLRFYVKGFPALLRGGPDMNSLVAIGTSAAYGYSLVTTFAPELLPYEARSIYYEAATVIVTLILLGRLLEARAKGRTGEAIRKLAGLQAKTARVERDGVAVDVATETVIVGDVVVIRPGERIPVDGTVIDGGSYVDESMISGEPVPVEKSAGATVIGGTINTSGSFRFRAEKVGADTMLSQIIRMVGEAQGSKLPIQMLVDRVTGWFVPVVMAIATLTFVIWVLVGPDPAYTYGLVAAVAVLIIACPCAMGLATPTSIMVGTGRAAELGVLFRKGEALQKLREADTIVMDKTGTITKGRPELTDLIVADGFSEDEVLMLAASLEARSEHPLAEAIVNAAEARKIALANVEKADAVPGFGITGAVAGRAVSAGADRLMAKLGLSVAPFSDAARRLAAEGKTPLYVAIDGVLAGAVAVADPLKETSPAAVSTLKSMGLKVIMVTGDNRGTAEAIASAAGIDEVIAEVLPEGKVDVIRELTSKGSTIAFVGDGINDAPALASADTGLAIGTGTDVAIESADVVLVGGDLGSVVHAIELSRAVMRNIQQNLFWAFGYNVLLIPVAAGLLYPAFGLLLSPMIGAGAMGLSSVFVVTNALRLKRAQVSRLS, from the coding sequence ATGAACGAACTGCCGACAAGACTGAACCAGATGTCATCGCGCGCCGCTCCCATCGAGGTGCCTGTCGAAGGGATGACCTGCGCATCCTGCGTCAAACGCGTCGAGAAGGCGGCTGCGGCTGTGCCAGGCGTCGCCGAAAGCGCCGTGAATTTTGCGACCGAGACTCTGACGGTAAGGCCGCAAGAGGGCTTCACCGCGGAGAAGCTCCTCGCAGCGATCCATGCCGCCGGTTACGAGGCGAAGCCGGAGACGATCGAGCTCGAAATCGAGGATATGACCTGCGCCTCCTGCGTCGGGCGGGTCGAGAAGGCCCTCAAGGCTGTGCCGGCCGTCGAACGCGCCACCGTCAATCTGGCGACGGGGCAGGCGACCGTCTCCGTCCTTGGCGGCAAGTCCCAGGTGCCGGCCTTGCTGGACGCGGTCCGCAAAGCCGGCTATGGCGCCAAACTTGTCGTCGACACGGACAAGGGAGATGCCGCGCAGGCGGCGCGCGCCCGCGAGATCGGCAAGCTGACCCGCGATTTCGCTATCGCGTTCATCCTGACGCTGCCGCTTTTCGTGATGGAGATGGGAAGTCATCTCTACCCGCCGCTGCACCACACGCTCATGGCGATCTTTCCCGGAAATCTCCTGAACTACATCCAGTTTACCCTTGCGACGGCCGTTCTGCTGGGGCCGGGTCTTCGCTTCTATGTGAAAGGCTTTCCGGCGCTCCTGCGTGGCGGACCGGACATGAATTCACTCGTCGCCATCGGTACATCGGCCGCCTACGGCTACTCTCTCGTGACGACATTCGCGCCCGAATTGCTGCCGTATGAGGCCCGCAGCATCTATTACGAGGCCGCGACGGTGATCGTCACGCTCATTCTGCTCGGCCGATTGCTCGAAGCGCGAGCAAAGGGTCGCACCGGCGAGGCGATCCGCAAACTCGCCGGCCTGCAGGCGAAGACGGCTCGTGTCGAACGCGACGGCGTCGCCGTCGACGTCGCGACGGAGACCGTCATCGTGGGTGATGTCGTGGTGATCCGACCCGGTGAGCGTATTCCGGTCGACGGTACTGTGATCGACGGTGGCTCCTATGTCGACGAGTCCATGATTTCCGGCGAACCCGTACCTGTCGAGAAAAGCGCGGGTGCGACCGTCATCGGCGGCACGATCAACACGAGCGGAAGCTTCCGCTTCCGCGCCGAAAAGGTCGGCGCTGATACCATGCTCTCGCAGATCATTCGTATGGTCGGCGAAGCACAGGGATCGAAACTGCCGATCCAGATGCTGGTTGACAGGGTGACGGGATGGTTCGTGCCGGTGGTCATGGCAATCGCGACGCTTACCTTCGTTATCTGGGTGCTTGTCGGACCTGACCCCGCCTATACCTACGGCCTCGTCGCGGCTGTCGCGGTGCTGATCATCGCCTGCCCTTGTGCCATGGGGCTTGCCACTCCCACCTCCATCATGGTCGGCACGGGACGTGCGGCGGAGTTGGGTGTGCTGTTCCGCAAGGGCGAGGCTCTGCAGAAACTGCGTGAGGCTGACACCATCGTGATGGACAAGACCGGTACCATTACAAAGGGCCGGCCGGAGCTTACCGACCTTATCGTGGCGGACGGATTTTCCGAGGACGAGGTGCTGATGCTGGCCGCCAGCCTGGAAGCGCGTTCGGAGCATCCGCTGGCAGAGGCGATCGTCAACGCGGCCGAAGCCCGCAAGATCGCGCTTGCCAACGTGGAGAAGGCCGATGCGGTACCGGGCTTCGGCATTACGGGTGCTGTAGCGGGTCGTGCAGTTTCTGCAGGTGCCGATCGGCTCATGGCAAAGCTCGGCCTTTCGGTCGCACCGTTCTCTGACGCTGCTCGACGGCTGGCCGCAGAGGGAAAGACACCCCTTTACGTGGCCATCGATGGTGTCCTTGCCGGAGCAGTCGCCGTTGCCGACCCCTTGAAGGAGACGAGTCCGGCTGCGGTTTCGACACTGAAGTCGATGGGCCTGAAAGTGATCATGGTAACCGGTGACAACCGCGGAACGGCGGAAGCGATCGCCAGTGCCGCCGGTATCGACGAGGTGATCGCCGAAGTGCTGCCGGAAGGCAAAGTGGACGTGATCCGGGAATTGACGTCGAAGGGGTCGACGATCGCCTTCGTCGGCGACGGCATCAACGATGCCCCGGCACTGGCGAGTGCCGATACCGGCCTCGCCATCGGAACCGGTACAGATGTGGCCATCGAAAGCGCCGATGTCGTGCTCGTCGGCGGCGATCTCGGCTCGGTCGTTCATGCAATCGAACTGAGCCGCGCGGTGATGCGGAACATCCAACAGAACCTGTTCTGGGCCTTCGGCTACAACGTTCTCCTGATCCCGGTGGCGGCCGGCCTGCTCTATCCTGCCTTTGGTCTTCTGCTCTCGCCGATGATCGGGGCCGGCGCGATGGGATTGTCGAGCGTTTTCGTGGTCACCAATGCGTTGCGTTTGAAGCGGGCGCAGGTGAGCCGGCTTTC
- a CDS encoding YcgN family cysteine cluster protein, which translates to MSEIPYWKRKTLAEMTAEEWEGLCDGCGICCLNKLEDWDTGEVAFTSVACRLLDAHSCRCKDYENRQATVPDCIRLTLDEVETISWLPPTCAYRLISEGEDLYWWHYLVSGDRETVHQAGISVRGRTVSEEVVPVEDFEDYIVDWPLRVGEA; encoded by the coding sequence ATGAGCGAGATCCCTTACTGGAAACGCAAGACGCTTGCAGAAATGACGGCAGAGGAATGGGAAGGTCTCTGCGACGGCTGCGGGATTTGCTGTCTCAACAAGCTTGAAGACTGGGATACCGGAGAGGTTGCGTTCACGTCGGTGGCCTGCCGGCTGCTCGACGCTCACAGCTGTCGATGCAAGGACTATGAGAACCGGCAGGCAACAGTGCCCGATTGCATCCGTCTGACACTGGACGAGGTGGAGACGATTTCGTGGCTGCCGCCGACCTGCGCCTACCGGCTGATTTCCGAGGGCGAGGATCTCTACTGGTGGCACTATCTGGTGTCTGGTGATCGCGAGACGGTTCACCAAGCCGGCATTTCCGTGCGCGGACGTACGGTGAGCGAGGAGGTCGTGCCGGTCGAGGACTTCGAGGACTACATTGTCGACTGGCCCCTCAGAGTCGGTGAAGCGTGA